One stretch of Clostridia bacterium DNA includes these proteins:
- a CDS encoding cobyric acid synthase, whose protein sequence is MVQGTSSSVGKSVIVTALCRIFRQDGWKVAPFKSQNMSSYSYVAPDGLEMARAQALQAEAGGIQVEAVMNPILLKPGADHVAQVVLLGRPVGHLGAGEYRDRYVPTVLPAIEEALRNLLERFDIVVIEGAGSPAEVNLKDRDIANMKVAELANAPVLLVGDIDRGGMFASLVGTLELLEPVERERVAGFIVNKFRGDIGLLQPGLAYLEKRTGKPVLGVLPFFTERLVEEEDTASPANGLRQAEGAFPSLEVAGLGQSPERERRYDRLAALVRQNLNVAYCYQLLGLAPPAP, encoded by the coding sequence ATGGTGCAGGGCACCAGCTCGAGCGTTGGCAAGAGCGTGATCGTCACCGCTTTATGTCGCATTTTCCGCCAGGACGGTTGGAAAGTAGCGCCCTTCAAGTCGCAGAACATGTCCTCATATTCGTACGTCGCGCCTGATGGGCTGGAAATGGCGCGGGCGCAGGCGCTTCAGGCCGAGGCGGGCGGAATTCAAGTGGAAGCGGTTATGAACCCGATACTCCTCAAGCCCGGCGCCGACCACGTCGCCCAGGTGGTGCTGCTCGGCCGGCCCGTGGGGCACTTAGGTGCTGGGGAGTATCGGGATCGCTACGTTCCCACCGTCCTGCCGGCGATTGAGGAAGCCCTGCGCAACCTCCTCGAGCGCTTTGACATAGTCGTCATCGAGGGAGCCGGCAGCCCGGCGGAAGTCAACCTCAAAGATCGGGACATCGCTAACATGAAGGTAGCGGAATTGGCAAACGCGCCGGTGCTTTTAGTGGGCGACATCGACCGGGGCGGGATGTTCGCCTCCTTGGTTGGTACCCTCGAACTTCTGGAGCCGGTGGAGAGGGAGCGGGTGGCGGGTTTCATCGTCAACAAGTTCCGGGGCGACATCGGCCTTTTACAACCTGGCCTAGCGTACCTGGAAAAACGCACGGGCAAGCCCGTTCTTGGCGTGCTGCCTTTCTTTACCGAGCGTCTTGTGGAGGAGGAAGATACGGCGTCGCCCGCAAACGGCCTCCGACAGGCCGAAGGGGCCTTCCCCTCTCTCGAGGTTGCCGGCCTCGGCCAAAGCCCGGAACGGGAACGGAGGTACGACCGTTTAGCCGCGCTGGTACGGCAGAACCTCAACGTGGCTTACTGTTACCAGCTGTTGGGCCTGGCGCCACCAGCACCATGA
- the cobT gene encoding nicotinate-nucleotide--dimethylbenzimidazole phosphoribosyltransferase, giving the protein MRLTLEETRKKIGHLDEKAMAAAQRRLDSLTKPKGSLGVLEDLVVRLAGITGTALPEVKDKAVIVMAGDHGVTAEGVSAYPSSVTAQMVQNFVNGGAAINVLARHVGARVVVVDVGVASDLDSAGVICRKVRRGTGNIATGPAMTREEAVIALEHGIEVAAQEIAKGVNLIATGDMGIGNTTPSSAILAAFSGFPVAKLIGRGTGIDDERLRLKVAAVAKALKVNQPDPRDAFSVLHKVGGFEIAGLAGVILSCAAHRVPVVIDGFISSAAALVAGKLEPKACDFMIASHLSEEPGHKYMLELLDLKPILQMRMRLGEGTGAVLAMNLVETACKLLREMATFASAGVAEAP; this is encoded by the coding sequence ATGAGACTAACTCTTGAGGAGACCAGAAAAAAGATCGGTCATCTGGACGAGAAGGCGATGGCCGCCGCTCAGAGGCGCCTGGACAGTTTAACCAAGCCCAAGGGAAGCTTGGGGGTGCTGGAAGACCTGGTAGTGCGCCTGGCAGGGATCACCGGTACAGCTCTGCCCGAAGTTAAAGATAAGGCCGTAATAGTTATGGCCGGAGATCACGGGGTGACGGCAGAAGGAGTGAGTGCCTACCCCAGCTCAGTAACCGCGCAGATGGTACAAAACTTCGTAAACGGAGGCGCAGCCATCAACGTGCTGGCCCGGCATGTAGGCGCGCGGGTCGTGGTGGTTGATGTCGGCGTGGCCTCTGACCTGGATTCTGCCGGGGTGATTTGCCGGAAGGTGCGGCGTGGAACCGGCAACATAGCTACGGGGCCGGCCATGACCCGGGAAGAAGCCGTCATCGCCCTGGAACACGGGATTGAGGTGGCGGCACAGGAGATCGCTAAAGGGGTTAATCTCATCGCTACCGGGGACATGGGGATTGGCAACACCACCCCCAGCAGTGCCATCCTGGCCGCCTTCAGTGGTTTCCCGGTGGCCAAGCTGATTGGCCGCGGTACCGGGATCGACGATGAACGGCTCCGCCTCAAGGTGGCGGCAGTTGCGAAGGCCCTGAAGGTGAACCAGCCTGATCCCCGCGATGCATTTTCCGTCTTACATAAGGTGGGCGGTTTCGAGATCGCCGGCCTGGCAGGAGTGATTTTGAGCTGTGCCGCGCACAGGGTGCCCGTGGTCATTGACGGTTTCATCTCCAGCGCAGCGGCCCTTGTTGCCGGCAAACTTGAGCCGAAAGCCTGCGACTTTATGATCGCATCGCACCTTTCGGAAGAGCCGGGCCACAAGTACATGCTCGAGCTGCTGGATCTTAAGCCCATACTGCAGATGCGAATGCGGCTGGGCGAGGGTACCGGCGCCGTCCTGGCCATGAACCTCGTGGAGACCGCCTGCAAGCTTCTGCGCGAGATGGCCACCTTTGCCTCCGCCGGCGTGGCTGAAGCCCCCTAA
- a CDS encoding GHMP kinase produces MLARARAPGTCGELVQGSIAGVDFLVTCPVDLWSSVEVFLSAASAGESTWNDGYHRKTALAVRQTLGYLGYTGPLPRLRVSSSIPRGKGMASSTADIAAACVATARALKQEIGPAEVASIALAIEPSDGLMYPGIALFDHRRGRLCRVLGNPPPMDVIIVDPGGTVDTIAFNHCPELAELNRRKEPEVREALRLVEEGLARGDPEAIGAGATLSARANQNILEKPMLEKVIRLGQELRAVGVAVAHSGTVLGILFDQRRRPDEDAARYIGAKLGFPTLYTTIIGGGVR; encoded by the coding sequence ATGCTGGCTCGGGCCAGGGCCCCCGGAACCTGCGGTGAGCTGGTGCAGGGCTCCATTGCCGGGGTTGATTTTCTGGTGACCTGCCCGGTGGACCTCTGGTCCTCCGTGGAAGTTTTCTTGTCTGCGGCAAGCGCAGGCGAATCTACCTGGAATGATGGTTACCACCGCAAAACTGCTTTGGCCGTGCGGCAAACGCTGGGCTACCTCGGGTACACCGGGCCGCTGCCGCGTCTCCGGGTTTCTTCGTCCATCCCCCGGGGAAAAGGCATGGCCAGCAGCACGGCCGACATCGCCGCCGCCTGCGTGGCCACAGCTCGCGCCCTGAAGCAGGAGATCGGTCCCGCCGAGGTGGCCTCCATCGCCCTAGCGATCGAGCCCAGCGACGGGCTGATGTACCCAGGCATCGCGCTTTTCGATCACCGCCGGGGCAGGCTGTGCCGGGTCTTGGGCAACCCGCCGCCCATGGACGTGATCATCGTCGATCCAGGCGGTACCGTCGACACCATCGCCTTCAACCACTGCCCCGAGTTGGCCGAACTGAACCGTCGTAAAGAACCTGAGGTGCGTGAGGCCCTGCGGCTGGTTGAGGAAGGTCTTGCCCGCGGTGATCCGGAAGCCATCGGCGCCGGCGCCACTTTGAGCGCCAGAGCTAACCAAAACATTTTGGAGAAGCCAATGCTGGAAAAGGTTATTCGCCTCGGCCAGGAGCTAAGGGCGGTCGGCGTAGCCGTTGCCCACAGCGGCACGGTGCTGGGCATTCTCTTCGACCAGCGCAGGCGGCCGGATGAAGACGCTGCGCGTTATATTGGTGCTAAGTTGGGGTTTCCTACCCTTTACACCACGATTATCGGTGGTGGGGTGCGCTAG
- a CDS encoding diphthine--ammonia ligase — protein MSIKDLPFFCSWSGGKDACLALYRALRAGGKPGLLLTMLAETGTETRAHGLPREVIQKQALALGIPLVTRSATWGDYEQVFLSALTQFKQEGIQAGVFGDIDLQEHRAWVEKVCASAGLRSFLPLWQATRYELLREFIEAGFQATIISVREGVLDKSFLGKTLDWQVIAELQEQGIDPSGEQGEYHTVVTAGPIFSFPIRLALKQQIPRDGHWQQEVAVLE, from the coding sequence TTGTCGATTAAAGATTTGCCTTTCTTCTGTTCCTGGAGCGGTGGCAAAGATGCCTGCCTGGCCCTGTATCGCGCCCTGCGGGCCGGCGGCAAACCTGGCCTCCTGCTCACCATGCTGGCGGAAACGGGCACCGAGACGCGGGCCCACGGCCTGCCCCGCGAGGTGATCCAAAAACAAGCGCTCGCTCTCGGCATTCCACTTGTTACCCGGTCGGCGACGTGGGGCGATTATGAGCAGGTATTCCTCTCCGCCCTTACCCAGTTCAAGCAAGAAGGAATCCAAGCCGGAGTTTTCGGAGACATCGACCTTCAGGAGCACCGCGCTTGGGTCGAGAAGGTCTGTGCCTCTGCCGGCCTGCGCTCCTTTCTGCCCCTTTGGCAGGCTACCCGCTACGAACTGTTGCGCGAGTTCATAGAGGCCGGTTTCCAGGCTACAATCATCTCGGTCCGCGAGGGAGTTTTAGACAAGAGTTTCCTGGGGAAAACCCTGGATTGGCAGGTCATTGCCGAACTGCAAGAGCAAGGAATAGACCCATCCGGAGAACAGGGCGAATACCACACCGTCGTCACCGCCGGCCCTATCTTCTCCTTCCCCATTAGGCTTGCCCTGAAACAACAAATCCCCCGCGACGGACACTGGCAGCAAGAGGTCGCCGTATTGGAATGA
- a CDS encoding threonine-phosphate decarboxylase: protein MQEARGFADKAGSSTDHGGNVWGLKPPSWSGNGTCHGGNVWGAMQEFRLLLEEVLDFSANLNPLGPPESVLRLLREQADMVRHYPEPQSSTLKRALAVQHDVPARQLIVGNGAAELIYLLCRVLKPARALIPVPTFSEYERAVRAVGGEVQFFPLGPEADFALPLETLVRVIATGGYDLVVVCNPNNPTGTLTAREALVTLVRVAAQAGTFLLLDESFIGFLPDRGAVSLIGDVQDGSSNLFILNSLTKLYCLPGLRLGYGIGPEAIIKEMEGGRDPWSVNAPAQLAGLACLDEVEYVQKSVALMSEQRAVLFQGLGSIPGVKPYPSAANFLLCDLRASGITAPAARKALGCRGILIRDCSNFPGLDQYYARVAVRMPAENQRLLTELRAVLESPGKTHSNATYGY from the coding sequence TTGCAAGAGGCCAGAGGGTTTGCAGATAAGGCTGGGTCGAGCACTGACCACGGCGGCAACGTTTGGGGGTTGAAGCCGCCATCATGGAGCGGGAACGGTACCTGCCACGGCGGCAACGTTTGGGGAGCCATGCAGGAGTTTAGGTTGCTCCTGGAAGAGGTGTTGGATTTCAGTGCCAACTTGAACCCCCTTGGTCCACCTGAGTCAGTACTGCGTTTGCTGCGGGAACAGGCGGATATGGTACGCCACTACCCTGAACCCCAGTCCAGCACCCTTAAACGAGCCCTGGCAGTGCAGCACGATGTTCCTGCCCGGCAGCTCATCGTGGGCAATGGCGCTGCCGAACTGATTTACCTCCTCTGCCGGGTGCTCAAGCCGGCGAGAGCGCTAATCCCGGTCCCAACCTTTTCGGAATACGAGAGGGCGGTGCGGGCAGTAGGCGGCGAGGTGCAGTTCTTTCCTTTGGGCCCGGAAGCGGATTTTGCCCTACCGCTGGAGACCTTGGTCAGGGTGATTGCAACAGGCGGCTACGACCTGGTTGTTGTCTGTAACCCCAACAACCCCACCGGTACCCTGACTGCCCGGGAGGCGTTGGTGACTCTGGTGAGGGTTGCGGCCCAGGCGGGTACCTTCTTACTTCTAGACGAGTCCTTCATTGGGTTTCTGCCTGACCGGGGAGCGGTAAGCCTCATAGGAGATGTTCAGGACGGAAGCTCTAACCTTTTCATCCTTAACTCTTTGACCAAACTTTACTGTCTACCAGGGTTACGGCTCGGCTACGGGATCGGACCTGAAGCCATCATCAAGGAGATGGAAGGAGGCCGGGATCCCTGGAGCGTCAACGCCCCCGCCCAACTCGCCGGCCTGGCCTGCCTGGACGAGGTTGAATACGTGCAGAAGAGCGTTGCCCTGATGAGCGAGCAGCGTGCGGTGTTGTTCCAAGGGCTAGGCAGCATCCCCGGGGTCAAGCCTTATCCCTCCGCCGCGAACTTCCTCCTCTGCGACCTCCGCGCCAGCGGGATCACTGCTCCTGCGGCCCGTAAAGCCCTGGGGTGCCGGGGGATTCTGATCCGGGATTGCTCGAATTTTCCCGGGTTGGACCAGTACTACGCCAGGGTGGCAGTCCGGATGCCGGCAGAAAACCAGAGGCTGCTTACCGAACTGCGGGCGGTCCTCGAATCACCGGGCAAAACCCACTCGAACGCGACTTATGGTTATTGA